A single genomic interval of Armigeres subalbatus isolate Guangzhou_Male chromosome 1, GZ_Asu_2, whole genome shotgun sequence harbors:
- the LOC134208065 gene encoding protein lin-32-like yields MSELYYFPSPPYSDDLRSPSPSAKVTKPASCPQYIPLTALEYVRSLTYSQRVNISVETCERIPTPHWIHRSSPRKVSSSSSSLPKKEKTKQTPSRRKVIPPVIRKKRRLAANARERKRMHALNEAFDRLRQYLPTIGNDRQLSKHETLQMAQSYITALSELLK; encoded by the coding sequence ATGTCGGAATTGTACTACTTTCCTTCGCCTCCGTACAGTGACGATCTGCGTTCTCCCAGCCCAAGTGCAAAAGTAACAAAACCAGCGTCATGCCCACAATATATTCCGCTGACCGCGTTAGAGTACGTTCGCAGCTTGACCTATTCTCAGCGAGTCAACATCAGTGTTGAGACTTGCGAACGGATTCCCACCCCCCATTGGATCCACCGAAGTAGCCCACGGAAAGTGTCGTCATCCTCGTCGTCGTTGCCGAAGaaagagaaaacaaaacaaaccccCAGTAGGCGAAAGGTGATACCACCGGTGATTCGGAAAAAGCGACGCCTGGCGGCAAATGCTCGAGAACGGAAACGGATGCACGCCTTGAACGAGGCGTTCGACCGTTTGCGACAATATTTGCCCACGATAGGCAACGATCGACAACTGTCCAAGCACGAGACGCTCCAGATGGCCCAGAGCTATATCACAGCGTTGAGCGAGCTACTGAAATAG